The following DNA comes from Streptomyces pristinaespiralis.
TAACCGCCGCCGACGACGAGGAGGTCGCACCGCTCGTCGCCGGCGAGGGCGGACAGCGGCTCCGGCTTGCCGGGGTCTTCCAGCCAGAAGGGCGCGGGCCGGGCGTCGGAGAGTGATCGTGCAGAGGTCATGGCGGCTGGGGCCATGGTTCCCACTCCTTCTGGGTGCTACCGGATCGGTGCTGGTGCCGCCCCGTCCGGTCTACCGGATCAGGGCGCGCTTCTTCCGGCGGTTGCTGATGATCTGGCCGCCGGCCACGATCAGTACGGCGACGGCGAACATGGCCGTACCGATGACGTTGATCTGGACGGGCGTGCCGCGCTGGGCCGAGCCCCACACGAACATGGGGAAGGTGACGGTGTTGCCCGAGTTGAAGTTGGTGATGATGAAGTCGTCGAAGGACAGGGCGAAGGCCAGCATCGCGCCGGCTGCGATGCCGGGTGCGGCAATCGGGAGGGTGACCCGAAGGAACGTCTGCACGGGCCCGGCGTAGAGGTCCCTCGCCGCTTCCTCCAGCCTCGGGTCCATCGACATGACCCGTGCCTTCACCGCCACCACGACGAAGCTCAGGCAGAACATGGTGTGCGCGATGAGGATGGTCCAGAAGCCCAGCTCCGCCCCGAGGTTGAGGAAGAGCGTCAGCAGCGAGGCGGCCATGACCACTTCGGGCATCGCCATCGGCAGGAAGATCAGCGAGTTGATCGTGCCGCGGGCGCGGAAGCGGTAGCGGACGAGCGCGAAGGCGATCATGGCGCCGAGCACGGTCGCGCCGACCGTCGCCCACAGGGCGATCTGCAGCGAGAGCGCGAGCGAGCCGCACAGGTCGGCGACGCCGCACGGGTCACGCCAGGCGTCGGTGGAGAACTCCCGCCAGGCATAGTTGAAGCGCCCGGCGGGCTTGTTGAACGAGAACACCATCACGACGATGTTCGGCAGGATCAGGTACGCGAGCGTGAGCAGTCCCGCGATGACGACGATGTTGCGCCTTGCCCAGCTCATCAGACCAGGTCCTCCGTTCCGGCCCGGCGGATGTAGACGGTGACGGTGATCAGCACGATCGCCATCAGGATGAACGACAGCGCGGCCGCCGTCGGGTAGTCGAGCACCCGCAGGAACTGCGACTGGATGACGTTTCCGATCATGCGGGTGTCGGTCGAGCCCAGCAGCTGGGCGTTCACGTAGTCACCGCTCGCCGGGATGAACGTCAGCAGCGTCCCGGAGACCACGCCCGGCATGGACAGCGGGAGGGTCACCTTGCGGAAGGTCGTGGCGGGCCTGGCGTACAGGTCTCCGGCCGCCTCGTGGAGCCGCGGGTCGATCCGCTCCAGCGAGGTGTAGAGCGGAAGGATCATGAACGGCAGGAAGTTGTACGTCAGGCCGGTGACGACCGCCAGCGGTGTGGCGAGCACGCGGCTGCCCTCGGTGAGCCCGAGCCAGCTGGTGACGTCCAGGAAGCCGACGGCGCCCAGCGCCTCCACCACCGGTCCGCCGTCCGCGAGGATCGTCTTCCAGGCCAGCGTGCGGATCAGGAAGCTGGTGAAGAACGGCGCGATGACCAGCACCAGCAGCAGATTGCGCCAGCGGCCGGCCTTGAACGCGATGAGATAGGCGAGCGGATAGCCGAGCAGCAGGCACAGAGCGGTGGCGGTGCCCGCGTACAGAAGCGAGCGCAGGAACTGCGGGTAGTACTCGCTCAGCGCGTCCCAGTAGGTCGCGAAGTGCCAGGTGACCTCGAAGCCCTCCTCCAGCGACCCCGTCTGCACGGAGGTCGACGCCTGGTAGACGAGGGGCAGCACGAAGAAGACGATCAGCCACAGGATGCCGGGGAGCAGCAGCCAGTAGGGGACCAGCCTGCGGCGCACCGAGGGCTTGTGGGCGGGCGGCCCGCCGGGGGCGGGCGACAGCGGGGGTGCCTGGGTGACGGTCATGGGCGCTCCCCCACCGTCTCCACGCCCGCGTCGA
Coding sequences within:
- a CDS encoding ABC transporter permease, whose amino-acid sequence is MTVTQAPPLSPAPGGPPAHKPSVRRRLVPYWLLLPGILWLIVFFVLPLVYQASTSVQTGSLEEGFEVTWHFATYWDALSEYYPQFLRSLLYAGTATALCLLLGYPLAYLIAFKAGRWRNLLLVLVIAPFFTSFLIRTLAWKTILADGGPVVEALGAVGFLDVTSWLGLTEGSRVLATPLAVVTGLTYNFLPFMILPLYTSLERIDPRLHEAAGDLYARPATTFRKVTLPLSMPGVVSGTLLTFIPASGDYVNAQLLGSTDTRMIGNVIQSQFLRVLDYPTAAALSFILMAIVLITVTVYIRRAGTEDLV
- a CDS encoding ABC transporter permease codes for the protein MSWARRNIVVIAGLLTLAYLILPNIVVMVFSFNKPAGRFNYAWREFSTDAWRDPCGVADLCGSLALSLQIALWATVGATVLGAMIAFALVRYRFRARGTINSLIFLPMAMPEVVMAASLLTLFLNLGAELGFWTILIAHTMFCLSFVVVAVKARVMSMDPRLEEAARDLYAGPVQTFLRVTLPIAAPGIAAGAMLAFALSFDDFIITNFNSGNTVTFPMFVWGSAQRGTPVQINVIGTAMFAVAVLIVAGGQIISNRRKKRALIR